The following coding sequences lie in one Peribacillus frigoritolerans genomic window:
- a CDS encoding peptidase, with protein sequence MDMYEEKIKTWLNEHRMNGVQLLQKLVQEPSKRGQEGSAQAIVVEKCRQLGLEIDLWEIGDEQLRKHPHFYCNRRDFKGNPNLVAIKRGTGQGKSLILNGHIDVVPEGDLAAWHDEPYSGKLMDGKVFGRGTTDMKGGNVSLLLAIEAIVESGIKLKGDVIFQSVIEEESGGAGTLAAVIRGYKADGAIIPEPTNMKLFPLQQGSMWFRLKIKGKSAHGGTRYEGISAIDKAVSVMKEIKLLEQERNESLRHSLYKNVPIPIPINIGSIQSGNWPSSVPDTAVLEGRFGIAPTETMEEAQKSLMERIDALNESDAWFKEKPIELEWFGARWLPGNLEIDHPLMKTIGTYYEKVVGEEPLVEASPWATDGGYLSSVGSTPVVVFGPGETKMAHDSNEYIEVDKMMEVAEIIALTMIEWCGVDQE encoded by the coding sequence ATGGATATGTATGAGGAAAAAATAAAAACATGGTTGAATGAACATCGGATGAATGGGGTTCAGCTTTTGCAAAAACTGGTTCAGGAACCGAGCAAAAGGGGGCAAGAAGGAAGTGCACAAGCCATAGTGGTCGAGAAGTGCAGACAACTTGGTCTAGAAATAGATCTTTGGGAAATCGGGGATGAACAATTAAGAAAACATCCCCATTTTTATTGCAACCGCCGGGATTTTAAAGGAAATCCGAATCTTGTGGCTATTAAAAGAGGAACGGGCCAGGGGAAATCCCTTATTTTAAACGGACATATTGATGTAGTTCCTGAAGGAGATCTTGCAGCATGGCACGATGAACCGTATAGCGGCAAGTTAATGGACGGGAAAGTTTTCGGGCGGGGAACGACGGACATGAAGGGCGGCAATGTATCTTTATTACTGGCCATTGAAGCGATCGTCGAATCCGGAATCAAATTGAAGGGGGATGTGATATTCCAGAGTGTGATTGAAGAGGAAAGCGGTGGTGCCGGCACACTTGCGGCAGTCATACGGGGGTACAAAGCTGATGGTGCAATCATTCCGGAGCCTACAAATATGAAACTATTCCCTTTACAGCAAGGTTCGATGTGGTTTCGACTGAAAATAAAAGGCAAGTCTGCACATGGGGGCACGAGGTATGAAGGGATCAGTGCAATAGATAAAGCGGTTAGTGTAATGAAAGAAATCAAGTTGCTCGAACAAGAACGGAATGAGTCACTCCGTCATTCACTCTATAAAAATGTCCCTATCCCCATTCCAATCAACATAGGTAGCATTCAAAGCGGGAATTGGCCTTCCTCCGTGCCGGATACAGCCGTTCTGGAAGGTAGATTCGGCATCGCCCCGACAGAAACCATGGAAGAAGCACAAAAATCGCTGATGGAGCGAATAGATGCTTTAAATGAGAGTGATGCATGGTTTAAAGAAAAACCGATTGAATTAGAATGGTTTGGGGCCAGATGGCTGCCTGGCAATCTCGAAATAGATCATCCGCTCATGAAGACAATTGGCACATATTATGAAAAAGTGGTAGGGGAGGAACCGCTTGTCGAAGCGTCACCTTGGGCGACGGACGGAGGGTATCTTTCATCGGTGGGCTCTACCCCCGTAGTTGTGTTTGGACCAGGGGAAACGAAGATGGCCCATGATTCGAACGAATATATAGAGGTGGATAAAATGATGGAGGTTGCGGAAATCATTGCATTGACCATGATAGAATGGTGTGGGGTGGACCAGGAATAA
- a CDS encoding 3-oxoacid CoA-transferase subunit B — translation MGLGTEDRNRIAKRAAAEISDGMLVNLGIGIPSLVPNHLLNDHKVMFHAENGLVGIGNTPETGKEDAHLCNAGGLPITIRAGASYCDSTVAFGMIRRGRVDITILGALQVSQAGDLANWIVPGKRVPGMGGAMELAAKAKKVIVLMEHNDKAGMSKLVKKCTLPLTAKKCVHMIITELGVFSVTSEGLLLTDVFDTSSIQEIRNRTEASFTVSENIHILKE, via the coding sequence ATGGGTTTGGGAACAGAAGATAGAAATAGAATAGCGAAACGCGCAGCAGCAGAAATAAGCGATGGGATGCTGGTCAATTTGGGAATTGGCATTCCATCACTTGTTCCAAATCATCTTTTGAATGACCATAAAGTTATGTTTCATGCGGAAAATGGCCTTGTGGGAATTGGCAATACTCCTGAAACGGGGAAGGAAGATGCGCATCTTTGCAATGCAGGCGGACTGCCGATCACCATTAGAGCCGGGGCCTCCTACTGCGACAGTACTGTTGCATTTGGGATGATACGGCGTGGCAGGGTGGATATCACGATTCTGGGAGCCCTTCAAGTAAGTCAAGCGGGGGATCTCGCTAATTGGATTGTCCCGGGAAAGCGGGTGCCAGGCATGGGCGGTGCCATGGAGCTGGCGGCAAAGGCAAAAAAGGTCATTGTCTTGATGGAACATAATGATAAAGCGGGCATGTCTAAATTAGTCAAAAAATGTACGTTACCGTTAACTGCCAAGAAATGCGTACATATGATCATCACTGAATTAGGCGTGTTTTCCGTAACTTCGGAGGGCCTCCTATTAACTGATGTATTTGATACGTCCAGCATTCAGGAAATCAGGAATCGGACCGAAGCCTCGTTTACCGTCTCTGAAAATATCCATATTTTAAAAGAATGA
- a CDS encoding CoA transferase subunit A produces MYGGFGGIGTPPGLINLILESGIKDLTLIGNDTGFPDIGIGKLVTQRRAKKIIVSHIGSNPNAGLLMNNGELEVEFSPQGTLVERIRAGGMGLGGILTDIGIEADIVRDGKQTVKLGKKNYLVEPALTADIAIVYAEMADPYGNLIFDKSARNTNPIVAAAGQITIVEAMQIVPLGSLDPEDIIVPGAFVDYIIPSKGVDWKWVWEQKIEIE; encoded by the coding sequence ATGTATGGGGGATTCGGTGGCATAGGGACGCCACCGGGATTGATCAATCTGATTTTGGAATCAGGCATTAAGGATTTAACCTTGATTGGGAACGATACAGGTTTCCCCGATATCGGAATCGGAAAACTGGTCACGCAACGCCGGGCGAAAAAGATCATCGTATCCCATATCGGTTCCAATCCTAATGCAGGACTATTAATGAACAATGGAGAACTCGAAGTGGAGTTCTCTCCGCAAGGGACACTTGTCGAACGCATCCGGGCCGGAGGAATGGGGCTAGGCGGTATATTGACTGATATTGGAATTGAGGCCGATATCGTCCGGGACGGCAAGCAAACCGTAAAACTAGGGAAGAAAAATTATCTGGTGGAACCGGCTTTAACTGCAGATATCGCCATTGTTTACGCAGAAATGGCAGATCCTTATGGAAATCTTATATTTGATAAAAGCGCCCGGAACACGAATCCAATCGTTGCTGCCGCTGGACAAATCACTATAGTCGAAGCCATGCAAATCGTTCCGCTTGGCTCTTTGGATCCAGAGGACATCATTGTTCCGGGTGCCTTTGTGGATTATATCATTCCATCAAAAGGAGTCGATTGGAAATGGGTTTGGGAACAGAAGATAGAAATAGAATAG
- a CDS encoding aspartate aminotransferase family protein: MEQSSLIKPVLGGAYPTISHGQGVFLYDKDGKDYLDASSGAVTANIGHGVQEVIEAMVKQAKQVSFVYRSQFTSDAAEKLAGKIAELTKGELTYSFFVNSGSEATETALKIAIQHWQEKGKPKKQKIISRWMSYHGITMGALSMSGHPIRRERFTPMLESYPSVSPPYCYRCPLQLDSHSCGMACASELEASIRRIGSENIAAFIAEPVIGAAGGAIVPPDGYFRKLKKICEENDILFIADEVMTGFGRTGKMLASEYWDVEPDIVTFGKGMSGGYTPIAAAVMTKNVMEPIMKGSKSIIGGHTLSANPLSCAVSLAVLEYVERNELVEKSADRGNYLIRGLKNLAGKYSFIGDIRGKGLLIGIEFVQDKATSAPFPKEADVTNEIIELGMRNGILLYPAAAGLDGVTGAAIIISPPLTISEEECAELLMRVDITFRQFNESIGKRSSQQGSES, encoded by the coding sequence ATGGAGCAGTCTTCATTGATCAAACCGGTCCTGGGAGGAGCCTACCCGACTATCAGTCATGGTCAGGGAGTTTTTTTGTACGATAAAGATGGAAAGGATTACCTAGATGCTTCTTCCGGTGCTGTTACAGCCAATATTGGCCATGGAGTCCAGGAAGTCATTGAGGCGATGGTCAAACAGGCTAAACAGGTTTCATTCGTGTATCGTTCCCAATTTACCAGCGATGCTGCAGAGAAACTTGCCGGAAAAATTGCAGAATTGACCAAAGGGGAACTGACCTACAGCTTTTTTGTAAACAGCGGCTCCGAAGCGACTGAAACGGCATTGAAAATTGCCATTCAGCATTGGCAGGAAAAAGGGAAGCCAAAGAAACAGAAAATCATATCGAGATGGATGAGCTACCATGGCATCACGATGGGAGCACTTTCAATGTCCGGACATCCGATTCGTCGGGAACGATTTACTCCTATGCTTGAATCATATCCTTCTGTATCTCCTCCATATTGTTACCGATGTCCACTTCAACTTGATTCACATTCGTGCGGAATGGCCTGTGCTTCGGAATTGGAAGCATCAATTCGTCGTATTGGCAGTGAAAATATAGCTGCATTCATTGCTGAACCTGTTATCGGCGCTGCAGGAGGGGCCATCGTTCCTCCTGATGGTTATTTTCGAAAACTCAAGAAAATATGCGAAGAGAATGATATTTTATTCATTGCGGATGAAGTAATGACCGGATTTGGACGTACCGGAAAGATGCTTGCTTCCGAATATTGGGATGTGGAACCTGATATTGTAACATTTGGTAAAGGCATGAGTGGAGGGTATACCCCGATAGCAGCCGCAGTAATGACCAAAAACGTGATGGAGCCCATAATGAAAGGCTCGAAATCAATTATAGGAGGTCATACGCTTAGTGCTAATCCGTTATCGTGTGCGGTATCTTTGGCCGTTTTGGAATATGTCGAAAGGAATGAACTTGTCGAAAAATCAGCCGACAGAGGGAATTACCTGATTAGGGGCCTGAAAAATTTGGCAGGGAAGTATTCCTTTATCGGTGATATACGCGGGAAAGGTTTATTGATTGGCATCGAGTTTGTCCAAGATAAAGCAACATCGGCCCCATTTCCGAAGGAGGCAGACGTGACCAATGAAATCATTGAATTGGGAATGAGAAATGGAATACTTCTTTATCCCGCAGCCGCAGGCCTTGACGGTGTAACCGGGGCAGCCATCATCATCTCCCCGCCGTTAACGATATCGGAAGAGGAGTGTGCTGAATTGTTAATGAGGGTCGATATAACTTTTAGGCAATTCAATGAATCGATAGGTAAACGTTCATCACAACAAGGAAGTGAGTCATAG
- a CDS encoding S66 family peptidase, producing MKPSRLQAGDEIRVIAPSRSLAIVKGEQRRLAEERLTDLGFKVTYGETALFHDDFFSNSIEDRIEDLHEAFRDPNVKGIFTAIGGYNANQLLRYIDYDLIKENPKVLMGYSDITAILLAIYNKTGLTTYSGPHFSTFGMKAGLEYTMEYFKKAVIESAGFYLEPSETWSDDSWHLEQDDRTFHPNGGYMVIQEGEAAGTIIGGNLCTLNLLQGTEFMPSLKDSILFIEDDEESHPFSFDRDLQSLLHQPGASGIKGIVIGRFQKDSGMTEYALQEIITSKKEINGIPVIANANFGHVHPFVTVPVGSKAVMKVKNGKATIQILS from the coding sequence ATGAAACCTTCCCGTTTACAAGCAGGGGATGAAATTCGCGTAATTGCTCCTTCAAGAAGCTTGGCGATTGTCAAAGGGGAACAACGCAGATTGGCAGAAGAAAGGTTGACTGACCTTGGTTTTAAAGTGACATATGGTGAAACGGCTTTGTTCCATGATGACTTTTTCTCGAATTCGATCGAAGACCGGATCGAGGATTTGCATGAGGCGTTCAGGGATCCAAATGTGAAGGGGATTTTTACAGCCATCGGGGGGTATAACGCTAACCAATTGTTACGGTATATCGACTATGATTTGATTAAGGAAAATCCAAAAGTGTTGATGGGTTATAGTGATATAACCGCAATTTTATTGGCCATTTATAATAAAACAGGTTTAACTACATATTCAGGTCCTCATTTCTCGACGTTCGGGATGAAGGCTGGTCTGGAATATACGATGGAATATTTTAAAAAGGCTGTAATTGAAAGTGCAGGCTTTTATCTTGAGCCAAGTGAAACGTGGAGTGATGATTCCTGGCATTTAGAACAGGATGACCGAACTTTCCACCCGAATGGTGGATATATGGTCATTCAGGAAGGTGAAGCGGCTGGGACAATCATTGGAGGTAATCTTTGTACACTCAATCTATTACAAGGGACAGAGTTCATGCCATCTTTAAAGGACAGTATCCTTTTCATAGAAGATGACGAAGAAAGCCACCCATTCAGTTTTGACCGGGATTTACAATCCTTGCTCCATCAGCCAGGTGCAAGTGGGATTAAAGGAATCGTCATCGGCCGTTTCCAAAAGGATTCAGGAATGACTGAATATGCCTTGCAGGAAATCATCACCTCCAAAAAGGAGATAAATGGCATACCTGTGATCGCAAATGCCAACTTCGGTCATGTCCATCCATTTGTAACGGTGCCGGTTGGTTCAAAAGCAGTAATGAAGGTGAAGAACGGAAAAGCGACGATCCAGATCCTTTCATGA
- a CDS encoding YjcZ family sporulation protein gives MYGYGGNVAGPGFGYGGGGYGGGGGCCGFGSGFALIVVLFILLIIIGASFCC, from the coding sequence ATGTACGGATATGGTGGAAATGTTGCAGGACCAGGATTCGGTTATGGTGGCGGTGGATACGGCGGCGGCGGCGGTTGCTGCGGATTTGGATCAGGCTTCGCATTAATCGTTGTCTTGTTCATTCTTTTGATTATCATCGGCGCTTCATTCTGCTGCTAA
- a CDS encoding GDSL-type esterase/lipase family protein, which yields MKTNAKSFIPFAAIATILLISYILQKVPKTYGSDDSINVYQKFQSGQPIQYLVIGDSIGRGSGAEKPDLTWFNQLENKMNEANDISLHGDYVVQSGATAFEGLFKLSQKREHDHKDLIFFVFGENDRKYMNVDDFTMTYEALMRKAKRLHPNAELFTITESSLKYDEFASAIGLLSKHYGATNVDMRPIFKDSGYTEKQLTRDLIHPNGLGYKLYADAIYERFLDNIKREKTVAGLPSKLHARSGFELSEIDHYGKMSGFRPRGGYFTSSEKGSVIEYSFKGSMLGVKLLRSPDGGEVNVWIDGNEITTLNTWWPFARERYLFITNGLRPGSHTVRFEVTGRTKAMELTTIPYVRIASIITD from the coding sequence TTGAAAACGAACGCAAAATCCTTCATCCCTTTCGCTGCAATCGCCACGATCCTTCTAATCAGCTATATCCTTCAAAAAGTCCCTAAAACATATGGATCAGATGATTCTATAAATGTTTATCAAAAATTCCAATCAGGCCAGCCCATTCAATATCTCGTCATTGGTGACAGTATCGGAAGAGGGTCGGGAGCTGAAAAGCCTGATCTAACATGGTTCAACCAGTTAGAAAATAAGATGAATGAAGCCAATGATATTTCTTTACACGGTGACTACGTGGTCCAAAGCGGAGCCACTGCTTTTGAAGGCCTATTCAAGCTTTCCCAAAAAAGGGAGCATGATCACAAAGATCTGATTTTCTTCGTTTTTGGTGAGAATGATCGCAAATATATGAATGTCGATGATTTTACCATGACATATGAAGCATTAATGAGAAAGGCGAAACGGCTCCACCCTAATGCTGAATTATTCACAATAACAGAGAGTTCCTTGAAATATGATGAATTTGCGTCAGCCATCGGACTTTTATCCAAACATTACGGTGCAACCAATGTGGATATGCGACCTATATTCAAGGATTCAGGATATACGGAAAAACAGCTGACAAGAGATTTGATTCATCCAAATGGGCTGGGTTATAAATTATATGCTGATGCAATTTATGAACGGTTCCTGGATAACATCAAACGGGAAAAGACTGTAGCAGGCCTTCCATCTAAGCTGCATGCCCGTTCTGGATTTGAATTATCTGAAATTGACCACTATGGAAAAATGAGCGGTTTCCGTCCAAGGGGTGGCTATTTCACTAGCAGTGAAAAGGGCAGTGTGATTGAATATAGCTTCAAAGGAAGTATGCTTGGTGTGAAACTGCTTAGAAGTCCTGATGGCGGGGAAGTGAATGTATGGATTGACGGAAATGAAATCACGACTTTAAATACGTGGTGGCCATTTGCCCGTGAAAGATATTTATTTATCACAAATGGGCTCCGTCCCGGTTCACATACTGTCCGTTTTGAGGTGACTGGCAGGACTAAAGCAATGGAACTTACCACCATTCCATATGTCCGGATCGCGTCCATCATCACAGATTGA
- the msrB gene encoding peptide-methionine (R)-S-oxide reductase MsrB, with protein sequence MKSKEELKQKLTPIQYEVTQNNGTEPAFNNEYWNLKEEGLYVDIVSGNPLFTSKEKFDSGCGWPSFTKPLKEEEVVENLDTSYGMRRIEVRSKTADSHLGHVFNDGPGPSGLRYCINSASLRFIPLQDLEKEGYGEYKKLFD encoded by the coding sequence ATGAAAAGTAAAGAAGAATTAAAACAGAAACTCACTCCGATTCAATATGAAGTCACACAAAATAATGGAACGGAACCAGCCTTTAACAATGAATATTGGAACTTGAAGGAGGAAGGATTATATGTGGATATCGTTTCAGGAAATCCTCTTTTCACTTCAAAGGAAAAGTTCGATTCAGGCTGCGGTTGGCCAAGCTTCACTAAACCGCTTAAAGAAGAGGAAGTAGTGGAAAACCTCGATACGAGTTATGGTATGAGAAGGATAGAGGTTCGCTCAAAAACTGCCGATTCTCATCTGGGTCATGTTTTCAATGATGGGCCGGGACCGTCGGGATTACGCTATTGCATCAATTCTGCATCATTAAGGTTCATCCCGCTCCAAGATCTTGAAAAAGAAGGATACGGAGAATACAAAAAGCTGTTTGATTGA
- the msrA gene encoding peptide-methionine (S)-S-oxide reductase MsrA, with amino-acid sequence MTKQLEKATFAGGCFWCMVKPFDEQPGIESVISGYTGGTTENPTYKEVCSETTGHYEAVQITFDPSVYPYEEIIELFWQQIDPTDAGGQFYDRGSSYQTAIFYHDENQREIAEASKAKLQASGKFSRPIVTPIIPAKTFYPAETYHQHYYKKQPEHYERYSIGSGRKAFIQHHWGEKNEK; translated from the coding sequence TTGACAAAGCAGTTAGAGAAGGCAACATTCGCAGGCGGATGTTTCTGGTGCATGGTGAAACCGTTCGATGAACAGCCTGGCATCGAATCCGTTATCTCCGGCTATACGGGCGGGACTACGGAAAACCCTACGTACAAAGAAGTTTGCTCTGAAACCACTGGCCATTATGAAGCAGTTCAAATAACCTTTGATCCAAGCGTATATCCATATGAGGAGATAATCGAGTTATTCTGGCAGCAAATTGACCCGACAGATGCTGGCGGGCAATTTTATGACCGGGGAAGTTCTTATCAAACGGCCATTTTTTATCATGACGAAAACCAACGTGAAATTGCAGAAGCATCCAAAGCTAAGCTGCAGGCAAGCGGGAAATTTTCAAGACCGATCGTAACGCCGATTATACCGGCCAAAACGTTTTATCCAGCCGAGACATACCACCAGCATTATTATAAAAAGCAACCTGAGCATTATGAAAGATATTCGATTGGTTCAGGAAGGAAAGCATTTATACAACATCACTGGGGGGAAAAAAATGAAAAGTAA
- a CDS encoding DUF4397 domain-containing protein, protein MSDKQSYSQKSLRYDLLSSYYKNSDPQLHDYYYHKHLKSLEKSTQQLEYEQMNALLPAQVRFLHAAPTAPSFDVYVNEMRILKNFSYKENNGYLPLPPGKYPLEIYCSGQSALPLLSCKVTLESGTFYTIALASALANESLNMLSFEDDPFVPPNEAKVRFIQLSHDLLSVDIAVKNGDVVFDQLHFRKASEYLNIHPMIVDFEVRIAGTKEIALPLPNKAFQVNTPTTIYLIGSNRQSSSLETLTLSP, encoded by the coding sequence ATGAGCGATAAACAATCATATTCACAAAAATCTCTAAGATATGATTTACTATCGTCTTATTACAAAAACAGCGATCCGCAATTGCATGATTATTATTACCATAAACATTTGAAAAGTCTCGAAAAATCAACACAACAATTGGAATATGAACAAATGAATGCCCTGCTGCCTGCACAAGTACGCTTTTTACATGCTGCTCCAACAGCTCCCTCATTTGATGTTTATGTAAATGAAATGCGTATTCTTAAAAATTTCTCATATAAAGAGAACAATGGTTATTTACCACTCCCCCCTGGCAAGTACCCATTGGAAATATACTGCAGCGGACAAAGCGCCTTACCCCTTTTAAGCTGTAAAGTGACACTCGAAAGCGGGACTTTCTATACCATTGCTCTTGCATCTGCCCTGGCTAATGAATCATTGAACATGTTATCTTTCGAAGATGATCCATTTGTTCCTCCAAATGAAGCAAAGGTACGATTCATCCAGCTTTCACATGATTTACTCTCGGTGGATATTGCCGTCAAAAATGGAGATGTCGTTTTTGATCAACTCCATTTCAGGAAAGCAAGCGAATATCTTAATATACATCCCATGATAGTAGACTTCGAAGTGCGGATAGCTGGGACAAAAGAGATCGCACTCCCTTTGCCAAACAAAGCCTTCCAAGTAAATACTCCCACAACCATTTATTTAATTGGTTCGAATCGGCAGTCATCCTCACTAGAAACCTTAACGCTATCTCCATAA
- a CDS encoding YpmS family protein, whose product MTNVKWKTLFISLLALNILVILFVTILVNLPTKDKDLIPKVSHEEDIQFQIHTNREDLTRLINQYLDKEGLTGSIHYEVYLTDEVELYGTMPFFNREVEMKLTFEPIAQKNGDLILKQKSIEVGKMNLPVSYVMNLINERYNMPDWVSISPNDESIYVSLQDMELKSDIRVKANEFDLKNDDISFLLTIPSSLQ is encoded by the coding sequence ATGACAAATGTCAAATGGAAGACTTTGTTTATTTCCCTATTAGCCCTAAACATCCTGGTCATCTTGTTTGTAACGATTTTAGTTAATCTGCCGACTAAAGATAAAGATCTGATACCCAAAGTAAGCCATGAAGAAGATATCCAATTTCAAATTCACACGAATCGGGAAGATTTGACAAGATTAATCAACCAGTATCTGGATAAAGAGGGGTTGACGGGATCCATTCACTACGAAGTGTATTTAACGGATGAGGTGGAGCTATACGGAACAATGCCATTTTTCAACCGTGAAGTGGAAATGAAATTGACTTTTGAACCAATTGCCCAAAAGAATGGGGATTTGATTCTTAAGCAAAAATCAATTGAAGTCGGTAAAATGAACCTTCCTGTTTCATATGTAATGAATTTAATTAATGAGCGTTATAATATGCCGGATTGGGTTAGCATCAGTCCCAATGACGAAAGTATTTATGTGTCATTACAGGATATGGAACTGAAAAGCGATATTAGGGTTAAGGCGAATGAATTCGATCTAAAAAATGATGATATTTCATTTTTATTGACCATCCCATCATCATTACAGTGA
- a CDS encoding SGNH/GDSL hydrolase family protein produces the protein MRYKITCLFICLVWISGCSQSETASNQPSVQQKSIVELSKKETIPASFFPDPVKIVSIGDSLTQGVGDSKDNGGYLPYLQNKLEKEPSITSVEMINHGIRGNRTDQLLKRLDKTRIKEDIKQADSIVVTIGGNDIMKVFKQNFSNLELNQFESAKIGYEKRLRQILDKVRSENDSAQIYLVGVYNPFSKWFGDFYELDMIMNDWNESGKEIIEEYDSAYFIEIADIFENSEEDLLYAEDYFHPNDRGYELIATRIYNDMDITTIGKDTLEASAKGDDDQE, from the coding sequence ATGAGGTACAAAATCACCTGTCTTTTCATATGCCTAGTTTGGATTTCAGGCTGCAGCCAAAGTGAAACAGCCTCAAATCAGCCATCTGTTCAGCAGAAAAGCATAGTTGAGCTGAGTAAAAAGGAAACCATTCCTGCCAGCTTTTTTCCGGACCCAGTGAAAATCGTATCGATTGGCGACTCCTTGACTCAAGGTGTCGGTGATAGTAAAGATAATGGCGGGTATCTGCCTTATTTACAAAATAAGCTGGAAAAAGAACCATCGATTACTTCAGTTGAGATGATTAATCATGGCATACGTGGAAATAGGACCGACCAACTATTGAAAAGACTGGATAAGACTAGGATTAAAGAAGACATAAAGCAAGCTGACTCGATTGTCGTCACAATCGGTGGAAATGATATCATGAAGGTCTTTAAACAGAATTTCTCCAACTTGGAGCTGAATCAGTTTGAATCGGCAAAAATAGGGTATGAAAAAAGATTAAGGCAGATACTTGATAAGGTTCGTTCCGAAAATGATTCTGCGCAAATTTACCTTGTAGGCGTCTATAATCCATTTTCCAAATGGTTCGGAGATTTTTATGAACTTGATATGATCATGAATGATTGGAATGAAAGTGGAAAAGAGATCATTGAAGAATATGATTCAGCCTATTTTATTGAAATAGCAGACATTTTCGAGAATTCCGAAGAAGATTTGCTGTATGCCGAGGATTATTTTCACCCAAATGACCGCGGATATGAATTAATCGCGACAAGAATCTATAATGATATGGATATTACCACTATCGGAAAGGACACATTGGAAGCGAGTGCCAAAGGAGATGATGACCAAGAATGA
- a CDS encoding SCO family protein, giving the protein MRKLQLLMAAMGASILLLLTACGSTGVPDAKNWDLEDFSYIDQEGKPFSKSDLKGKVWVADFIFTSCETVCLPMTSNMTKLQQQLKDEGIKDVEFVSFSVDPEIDKPDVLKKFGDQFNVDYGNWHFLTGYGQEEIEQFALDNFKTIVKKPEAEDQVIHGTSFFLIDQEGKIIMDYTGLQDIPFDEIIKHIKILQNY; this is encoded by the coding sequence ATGAGAAAGCTGCAATTGCTTATGGCAGCTATGGGAGCATCGATTTTATTGCTGTTGACAGCATGCGGTTCCACTGGAGTACCTGATGCCAAAAATTGGGACCTTGAAGATTTCAGTTATATCGATCAGGAGGGGAAACCTTTCTCAAAAAGCGATCTAAAAGGAAAGGTTTGGGTAGCTGATTTTATATTCACAAGCTGTGAGACGGTCTGTCTCCCAATGACTTCGAATATGACGAAGCTGCAGCAGCAATTGAAAGATGAAGGTATTAAAGATGTAGAGTTCGTTTCATTTTCAGTGGACCCGGAAATTGACAAACCTGATGTTTTAAAAAAGTTTGGTGACCAATTTAATGTGGATTACGGCAACTGGCACTTTCTGACCGGTTATGGACAGGAAGAAATCGAGCAGTTTGCATTGGATAACTTTAAAACAATTGTCAAAAAACCAGAAGCAGAAGATCAGGTGATTCATGGGACCAGTTTTTTTCTGATTGATCAAGAGGGAAAGATCATCATGGATTATACAGGTCTGCAGGATATTCCGTTTGATGAAATCATTAAGCATATTAAAATTTTACAGAATTATTGA